The Heyndrickxia acidicola sequence TCTCCAAAGCAGCTGCCTCAAGCTGGATTTCCCGTGCATACTTTTTAGTGCCAGCATTTTTGTGATATCGGAATTTAACTAGTGCTTCATCCAAATAATGAATGGACACACCGGTTAATAACAAGCGGAACCACATGTCATAATCATGTGTGAATCGCCATTTAGGGTTAAAGCTTTCAATCTCATCGAAGATCGTTTTTTTAATCATGGTAGTGCAGCCATTGATCGCATTGTATTTTAGCATTTCGGTATAAAGAACTTTAGGCTTTGAAATACGTGGCCCATTCCGATGAACCAATACCCGATTCTTTTCATCGATATAATCATAGTTTGTAAAGCTGGCCGCTGTATTCTTCTCTATCATAAGCTTTACTTGTTTTTCAATCTTATCGGGAAGAAAGTAATCATCTGAACTTAACCAGGCGATATAATCACCTTTAGCGGTTTTAATGCCCTCATTCAAGGCTGTAGCAGTGCCGCCGTTTTCCTTGCGAAGATAGATGATTCTGTTGCGGAAGAAATCTATTTTTTCGATAAACATGCTTGAGCCATCGTCGATTACAACCACTTCAATATTTGGGTAGGTTTGATTCAGTGCACTCTGGATGGCTTGATCGACATAGGGGCAATTATAAAATGGAATGATGATGGAGACCTTGGGGATCATCATAATCCTCCTATATGTGAATGATTGGACCGGGCCGGAGAATCTTCATCCCTGTGGGGAATGGTGTGTCTCAATATACCACTTTTTATTGTCCCAAACGAGTAAGGATTTCTCTGGCTTTTTCTTCAAAGGTGTCTACCGTACGCTGTATCGTCCATTTTTTTGCTTCCGCTTCGCCATTTACGATTAAATAGTGTCGTAGAAAAGGATCTTTTATCAAGGTCATGATATCTTTAGAGAGTTGATTGTCCATGCGGGAAGATACCAGGCAATTTTTATAGTGCTTTGCATAGTCCATATTCCCTCCTGCATAGGTAGTCACTAATGCTGCCCCGCATGCCATGGCTTCTAATCCTGTTAAAAGGGACGACTCAAAAATGGAGGATGTGACAAAAATATCCGTCTGGTTATACAACATGCACAATTCCTGATCATTTGCAGGCGTATGGAAAGTGAATTCATTTAGCATTTTTATCTCCTGTAGTGATTTAGAGATTGTTAGCTCAGCTGGCGGACAAAAAAGGTTTATCTGCACTTCCGGGTGCGCCAGCTTCACAATGCGCAACTGTTCAATTAAGTAATTCTGCTGTCTGTGCCAAAGTCCCCCTTCACTAAGGCGGACGATGGCAGAGATTTGCAACGGCCCATTCGTTTTTTTTGTATGCAGGTTTTTAAATACAGGGTTAATGCCATTTGGAATTACTTTTGCGTTCAGGCCGTGATTGACATCTACTAATTTTTTTTGAGCTTCAGAGACTACGAACAGATGGGGGGTGACATGGTAGCTGAGAAAGGTTTCTGCCTGATTCGGCATGAAAATGGGTTCGTAGCAGTGGGTATAACGGATATGTGTGCCGAGTCCTTTTTCTGCAGCCAATTGGCAGGGAGGGACGGTTGTATAGAAGTTCGAAACAATTACGTCTGCAGGCGGGAAGGAGTCTATGGGAAAATGATCGGGTACCACTTTGATAGTAGCCTTCATATCGAATTCAATGACGCCACTTTTGGATAAAAGAATGGTGATGTCATGCCCCTTTTCCGCTAATCCATTTGCCACTTCGGCTAACATACGTTGTGCTCCCCCTTTCGAGAGAGTGACAATGGGAAAGGTAAACCTCAAGCTTCTTCCTCCTTTTGTATCATTTCTTCCAGCATCGGCCGGTATTTATCATTGAGCTGGTAAATCTCTTGCAGCTGTGCATCGGCACTTTTAAAGGATTCGGATTCGGAATGAACCCGGTAGTTTACAAGGGGCTCATCTAAATAATGAAAATCATAATGCTGAATGACTCTCAGCCAGTATTCGAAGTCCTGGGTATAACGAAGGTTTTCATTAAACAAGCCAACCTTCTTGATGACATCCATTTTCATCATGACGGTGCAGCCATTGATATGGCAGAACGTTTTAAAACGGTTATAAAAATCCTTCTTGGAGGGAAAATGCAGACCTACGGATCTTCCGGTTACGTTGCTGTCCACATCTATAAAGCTGTAATTGGTATAGCTTACATCATAATGTTGGGAGATCATAAACCAGACCTGTTTTTCCAGCTTATCCGGTTCAAAGAGGTCATCTGAACTAAGCCATGAAAAATAATCTCCCGAAGCCTGTTCTATTCCGAGGTTTAAAGCACTGCCTGTTCCGCCGTTTGGCTTCCAGCAGTAGCGAATGGAGCTTAAATAGGGAATGATTTTATCAAATTCCTGTGTTGAGCCATCGTCAATCACAATAATTTCCTTGTTACTATAAGTTTGATTCATCGCACTTATGATAGCCTGGTCGGTATATCGGCAATTATAAGTAGGTATAATGATGGAAACCTTTGGATTTTCAGAAGATTTTTTCTTCATTGGTTTATCCCTCTTTTTTTCATTGCTGTTTTCGCATAGAGTGTTGTTTTTCTACAAAAGATCTATTCGTAATGATCAGTCTTAGTTGCATTTCTAACCCATATAAAAAAGATTGTACGCAATTCTTTTATTTCACTCACATTTTTAGGTACATATAACACTTAAAATAATTTAACTCAGGGAGATTGAAGGGGAGAGGCTGATAAAGCAGAGCGTGGCCGTCTGGTTTGCTGTGGGTTTATTAGAATATTAACTGCAGAGAATGCTATGCAAAATGGCTAGGTTAATGGCTTTGCATCCAATCTCTCAGCTCTATCAGCATGTCTTTATAGTCTGGGACTTGGTAGAGAAAATCCGTCCTCGTATTTTTTATGGTTCTATCGAGTACAATATCGCTGTCCGGTATAATGGTGACATCATCTTTTTGGAAAATCTCCTGAAATAATTTTAATAAGGAATATTTTGTGATTTTCTGTTTAGAGCAAAGGTGATACAGGCCGGTAATATTCTGCTCAATCATCTGTTCCGCTGCTTTGGCTAATTCAAGAGTGGTGACGCCGTTCCAAAATACTTTGTCATAGCCCTTAATCACTCCTGATTGCTTCATAAACCATAAAAAAAGACCAATCCCGTTTTCGTTCAGCTCTGGACCGATGATGGAAGTCCGGATGGTTGTATGTTTATCGCTCAGAATCTCTCCCCATCGTTTTGATCTGGCGTATACAGAAATTCCATCCGCGATCTCATCTTCGGTGTAATCCCCTTTGGTCCCCAGAAAAACGCAATCTGTACTGATGTGAATGACTTTTCCCTGGTGCCTCTCCATTAATTTTACCAGCTGGTGAGGGAGCAGGCCGTTCACCTGCAATGCCGTCATGGGGTCATTGCTAGCGGCTTCATTTAAGATGCCGATGCAATTGATAGCAATGTCCGGCCTCAACTCATCAATAACATGTTCAAGCCTTTTCGAGTCGGTTGCATCCAAATAAATACTATCCGGATCGTTTTTATCCCTTGAAGTGTAGGAAACTTCGTATCTAGGATTATGCCTAAAGTATTCTTTCATCACATGTCCGGCCATTCCTGTTCCTCCAAGGATTAATACCTTCATTTACAGGAAGCCTCCCTTCTCGAGCATTGCTTTAATTTCATCCATATTCATAAGTCCTGTACTGGAATTATACGTTTCTAACGTAACGAGTTCACATTGGCTGTAATATTCTTTTAGCCCTTCAATGTGGATGGAAGGCAGGATAACGTAGTATTCTTCATCATAGATTACAGTTGTTTTACTTTCATATTCCGAGAGGAGTAATTCATGGATTTTTTCTCCCGGACGGGCTCCAATGATATCCACTTCAACATTTTCTTGTTTCGATTCGTCGATTAATACCTGGGCAAGGTCGATAATCCTGCATGTGGGCATTTTCATGACAAAGATTTCGCCGCCGAGAGCTTCAAATGTAGCTTTAAAAACGAGCTTAATGGCATCCTGAACGGTTAGAAAAAAGCGGGTCATATCTTGGTCGGTAATGCCGACACGATTGTTTTCTTTTATTTGCCTTTTAAAAACATGGATTACACTTCCGTTTGTCCCCAGAACGTTCCCGCCCCTGATACAAACAAAACGTGTTTTGGTATCCAATGTATTTGCATGGATAATCAGCCTTTCTCCCATCGCCTTTGAGAGCCCATAGAAGTTGGAAGGATCCGACGCCTTATCTGTAGAAATATAAATGACCTTTTGAACATTGCAGTCTATCGCTGCATCAATGACATTTTGCGTTCCAAGTACATTGGTTTTTAAGGCTTCCATTGGCTGGTTCTCACATACAGGGACATGTTTTAAAGCGGCTAAGTGAAACAGATAATCAACATTTTTGCATGCTTTCGTTAAATCATCTTTTTCTTTTATATCCCCAATCACAAAGTTCAATTTGGGGTGGGAGTTAAATTCCTGCTTCATGGAAAATTGGCTGGCTTCATTTCTTGAGAATATCCGAATTTCTTTTGGGTTGCAGGAGAGAAGCTGCCGGGTTAATTCATGCCCCCAAGATCCCGTTCCTCCTGTTACTAAAATGACTTTGTTATTAAACAACTTTCATTCCTCCTGTTACTAAAATGACTTTGTTATTAAACAACTTTCATTCCTCCTGCTAATAATTTAATCACTTTATCAGAAACATTTTTAACATGATAACCTTCAGGGAATTCCCATACCTTTGGCTGGTTCACCATAATTTGAATGGAATGTAGGATTTGTTTCGCATCTATTCCGGATAATATATTGCTTCCGCACTCAATGGTTTCAGGGCGTTCCGTTGTTTTTCGGATTGTCACGGTAGGTACATGAAACAAGCAGCACTCTTCCTGTACGGTCCCGCTGTCTGTTAAGACACAAAAAGCATGTTTCTCTAATTTTACAAATTCAAAGAAACCAAAGGGTTCATGAAACTCAACCAGAGGATCTACAGATATTGAAGGGATGTTGTCGATTCGGGATTTAGTACGCGGATGGATGCTGCAGATCAATCTTTTTTTATATCTTTTTGCGGCAAAGTTCAGTCCTTGAATAATTTCTATTAATCGGTTTTCATGGTCAACGTTTTCAGCACGATGAATCGTAACAAGAAAATAGTCTTCTTTTTTAAGCTTTAATCTGTCTAAGATATCGTTTCCGTCAATTTCTTTTACATAATGCTCTAACACTTCATAAATGGGATTGCCGGAGACAATAATGCGGTTTCTTGGGACGCCTTCTTTTATTAAGTTTTCTTTGCTTTGCGGTGTGTAGGGCAAGTTAAAGCTTGAAATAGCATCGATAACCCGGCGGTTTTTCTCTTCCGGTACTTCTAAGTCAAAGCAGCGGTTGCCTGCCTCCATATGGAACACCGGAATGCCCATTCTTTCAGCCAAAATAGCACTTAATCCGCTGTTCGTATCTCCCAGAACCAGTACCTTGTCAGGGGTTTCTTTCAGGAGGATGGATTCCAGATTTTTATACATGTTCGATAGCTGCCCACCGAGTGTGTTTTGCTGGGCTGATAATGAATAGTCCGGCTTTCTGATTCCTAATTGCTGAAAAAAAATATCGTTTAGGGAAGAAGTGAAATTTTGTCCTGTGTGCACCAATATATGTTTCTCAGCTAAGACATCTAATTTTTTTATGATTAAGCTTAAGCGAATAATTTCAGGGCGGGTCCCTAAAATGGTCATGATTTTCATTGCCTGCACTCCTTGTTCCTATTTTTCAAGGTGCGTATTCTGGTTATCGATTCTTGGATATCATCTAAAATGCCTGTTTACCAGAATGCCTTTTGCATACAGTCAGTATCGTTGGTAGGTATCAAACAAATGAGTGTGAATTCCTCTATCAAGAGAGAAGATACAACCGAAATTGTATCTGCTCCTTAATCAGAAAGTGACTTTATCCGATTCCTACAATGTCACGTACAATAATCTCTCCAAGATATCTTCCTGTATTGGCTGGTTCGTATGGGAGTGTTACAGGTGCTGTTACAGTGGCATCAACTCTGATGCGTGCAGTATTTCCGTCCAATATACCGGCTGCAAGCAGAGCATCTCCGGATGCAGACACAACGTTTTCTGGATTTCCGCCATTGGATGCTGTAAATAAAGGAATATCTAAGATAACAATTCCGAGATTATTTACAATCTGAAGGTTTGCTGTAACAGTAGCTGTTTCATTTGCAGCGAAAGCATAAAAAGCTGAAAGTCCTAATGCTACACCTATTGGAAGACCGGGAATTATGAAATCGGTTTGAAATGTGACTGTTTGCCCTGATGCATTGTTAGGTGACCAAATATATGCGTTATTTCCATCTATGAAAGGCGTGGCTGGAGTGGTTAGGACAGCTGGGGTTGGAAGGGGCGGCGGTGGTGCAGAAGTATCTGCGATGACCAAAGTGTTGGAAGGAGTTGTGAAAGCTTGTAATGCTAATGGCAATAGAATGACCTCCTAAAAAATATTATGCCAAGCTAGTGGCATGTGATATTGTATGGCTTTTTCGATTATACGTATAGACGTATCAAAGAGTCGATTCCCCCATTTATATAAAAAATTTACAAATGAATTATTTTTATTTTTCAAAAAGTAGTATTTGTTTTGCATGTTTTATAAAGGTTGTTTTACGTACAATGAATACATTTTAAGTTGTCCGTCTTACCAAAATTTTTTTGCAAGCTATATAATATGAAATTAGTTTTTTCTTATAAATAGGCTATTGATTTCCGCTGCAGGCACTCACTTTCCTCTTCAATCATCAGAGTAAAAAATAACATTCAACAGATATTTTCACATGGTTTCATACAGAAGCTTTAATTTTATCTTTTTCTAAATGTCAACTGGCGGCAAGGTTTGTGAAAGAGCCGTTATAAATAAGTTTCAGGAAAGAGGATATCGGTCTATACACCAGCTTGTTCCTTAAAATATTTATGTAAATAGAATAAGAAAAGGGAGATGAACCATGAAGATCCTGCTTGCTACGTTTTGGATTGTTCCGCATGTAGGGGGGGTATGGAACTATATCAGTCAGCTTAAAAAAAAGCTTGAATCATTAGGAAATGAAGTAGATATACTTGGCTATGGCGAAAAGTATCAATATGTTTATATTGTCAATGAATTTAGGAAAGTAGAAAGGTCCCAATTGCTTCCTTTAGTGAATGAGAGCTTAGCCACAGATCCTCTAAGGGCCATTCCCAGTGATCCCATCGTAAAGCACTGTGAATTGGAAAGACGTATTTATGAGCTGGGGGCTGCTTATCTCGGCCTTGAAAAATATGATGTTATTCATACACAGGATGTACTCTCAACAGCCTGTATAAATCTATTGAATGTCAAAGGGCCGGCATTGGTGACAACATTGCATGGCTGTGTTGCCCATGAAATGAGGCGGCAGCTATCCTCTTCTCAAACCTCTGAAGAAGTGCGGAGGTACTTTGACGAATTGGAATATACAGGGACCGTATCAGCAGAATGGACCATTGTAGCGAATGAATGGCTTAAGAAGATTTTAACGGATGAATTCAAGGTACCTGCTGAAAAACTCAGAGTCTATCATTATGGTTATAATGTAGAAGACTTTTTGAGACAAATGAATGAGAAGCCGGCTGTTCAGCTATTTAAACCGGTTGTTCGCCCGAAGGATAAAAAGGTGATTTTGTATACCGGGAGACTTGTTCAGTTGAAAGGAGTTCATCACCTCATTGAGGCTCTCAGTTTATTAAAAAAGGTACGGCAGGATTGGGTTTGCTGGATTGTTGGAGAAGGGGAGAAGCGGCTGGAGCTGGAAGCACAGAGCAGAATTCTCGGGATAGAAGGGGACCTGATTTTTTTGGAAAAACGTGATGACATTCCGCAGCTGCTGGCAAGTTCAGATATTTTCGTTCTGCCGAGCCTCATAGAAAATCAGCCTTTATCCGTCATTGAAGCCCAAATTGCAGGGAAGGCTGTTATCGTTAGCGATGCGGGAGGCCTACCGGAAATGGTAAGGCATCAAGTAACCGGATTGATTTCAAGAATTGGAGATGAAGCGGAATTATGTCAGCATATCGATTCTCTGTTAAAGGATGATGCTTACCGTCAAAAGCTCGGGAATCAAGCTAGGGAGTGGGCCTTCCACCACTGGTCACTGGAAGAAGGGGTAAAAAAGGTGTTGGAAGTATATAAAGATGCAGTGGAGAAAAAACGGGCTGAAGCAGCAGAATAATATAATTCTTTTTATTCTATTAAGAGACTTCGTAATATTGGAGTCTCTTATTTTGGATGTTTTTTTTGTCTATGATTCGTTTGTATATCTATTAATCTGCAAGTACTTCTTTTCGCTTCAATCAACTTTGGATTCGTTTCTACTCCTGGCTCTAGCTGAGATATGGTGGAGTACCCCGATCTTCCTGCTGGGTTGATTTGCGCTGCAGGCACTCGCTTTTCGCGGGGGGGGGGGTTGGGGAGCCTCATCATAGCAAGCTCCTGCGGTGTCCCCCCAAACACGCTGATCCTGCAGGAGTCTCGTGCCTTCCGCTCCAATCAACCTTTAAGTTAAATTCAAATTGGGAATGTAAATAGATATAGACAGCGTTCTGATCATCCTGCCTGTTCTTTTCTGCTCAAATAAATTTTTAACAGAGACACCATGCTATTATTCTCACCAATTGTTCTTCTCCCTTTTCCCTTTTTAGTTCAAAAATAAAAAAGAGGTGACTCAAAAGGCCGCTTATAACCACCTTTTGAGTCACCCTCCATGCCCATAATTTTATTCGGAGTCTGGCGTATCGGCCTTTTCGAATAATGCAGGGTTATTGTGTATATCATTTATTCTTCTTTCATCCTCTTTTGTATAATCAGCCTTGCTTTTTACACCGCCGTATCCGTCGGCAATGCCGATGATTTGAGTAGGGTTGTTGATTCTATCAACGATAATATCACCGGCATTTCCGATTATTCCTCCCGAAACGAAATCAACACCATCCAGGGTTTTCCTCCCCATTATGCAGATGAAGAAGGAATCCACTTCATTACTTAAAAAGAGCAGGTTATAGAGAAAAGCGATCCGAACGTCCAATCGATAGCAGGAAGCTCCTTGTTTTAGGGCCTCTTTTATAAAGGAGGCTTGAAAATTGTTTACTCCGCCATCTATGACGAGAGTGTCCTCTTTTATCAATAATAAGTATTCGGGTCCTACTATATTTTCAGCGGATAAAAAAGAAATGATGATGTCAAATGGCTCTTGCTGTTCCGCCAGTTCTTTCATTGCATGGATCTGATGAAGTGTATATTTTGGCAGGATTAAGTTTAACGCTTCTGCTATTTTTTTTGTCTTGGTGTAGCTCCTTGAATACATACTGACCTTTGCATTTCTTTCCGCCAGCCTTAATGCCGTTTTGGTGCTTAAATTTCCAGAGCCGATCACGAGTACGGATTTATTTTCAATTTCATCATTAAAATAGTGCCTGACCAGTAAATCACAGGATTCTATCGTCGCATCATTGGGCTTGCAGGTAATAATCCTGGATTGTTTTATGATCCTTCTGGCTTCTTCTACAAGAGGGACATGTTGTTTTTGCTCAACATCTATTAAAATATATTCCACTCTACCGTCTATCATCAAAAGGCATTCCCTTGCCTGGTCCAAGTCTGTTACAAGAAAGTTAATGGCTGTAAACCCGAGGGCCTCTCTCCTTGGCAAAACCCTGAAATCTGATGACTTTTTTGCCGTCATGCTGATGATAGCTGCCGTTTTGTTTTTTGCACCTTGCAAAAAAGCAAGTTCCTCTTTAACTAGTAATTGGAAATTCGGATGATCATCGATAAAAACCACTCCACCGTTTATTAGTTTCCAATGCGATAAGGAGGGAGAATAAAAAAGTCCAATCGCTGTATACAAATTATGTATATTCAATCGTGGTTTTTTGGTTCTCATTGTCAGGTACAAGGGACTTCTTTTACTTCCAGGAAAAAAATCAGGGACATGTAGGCTAACAGACTATACCAATGCGGGCTCCACTAATATGATGGGTTAATGTATAGAGTAAAATAAGAGGGAGATGGAGAGAT is a genomic window containing:
- a CDS encoding glycosyltransferase; this translates as MIPKVSIIIPFYNCPYVDQAIQSALNQTYPNIEVVVIDDGSSMFIEKIDFFRNRIIYLRKENGGTATALNEGIKTAKGDYIAWLSSDDYFLPDKIEKQVKLMIEKNTAASFTNYDYIDEKNRVLVHRNGPRISKPKVLYTEMLKYNAINGCTTMIKKTIFDEIESFNPKWRFTHDYDMWFRLLLTGVSIHYLDEALVKFRYHKNAGTKKYAREIQLEAAALENHYRPLLEEYIREHF
- a CDS encoding glycosyltransferase family 4 protein — protein: MLAEVANGLAEKGHDITILLSKSGVIEFDMKATIKVVPDHFPIDSFPPADVIVSNFYTTVPPCQLAAEKGLGTHIRYTHCYEPIFMPNQAETFLSYHVTPHLFVVSEAQKKLVDVNHGLNAKVIPNGINPVFKNLHTKKTNGPLQISAIVRLSEGGLWHRQQNYLIEQLRIVKLAHPEVQINLFCPPAELTISKSLQEIKMLNEFTFHTPANDQELCMLYNQTDIFVTSSIFESSLLTGLEAMACGAALVTTYAGGNMDYAKHYKNCLVSSRMDNQLSKDIMTLIKDPFLRHYLIVNGEAEAKKWTIQRTVDTFEEKAREILTRLGQ
- a CDS encoding glycosyltransferase — protein: MKKKSSENPKVSIIIPTYNCRYTDQAIISAMNQTYSNKEIIVIDDGSTQEFDKIIPYLSSIRYCWKPNGGTGSALNLGIEQASGDYFSWLSSDDLFEPDKLEKQVWFMISQHYDVSYTNYSFIDVDSNVTGRSVGLHFPSKKDFYNRFKTFCHINGCTVMMKMDVIKKVGLFNENLRYTQDFEYWLRVIQHYDFHYLDEPLVNYRVHSESESFKSADAQLQEIYQLNDKYRPMLEEMIQKEEEA
- a CDS encoding dTDP-4-dehydrorhamnose reductase family protein, coding for MKVLILGGTGMAGHVMKEYFRHNPRYEVSYTSRDKNDPDSIYLDATDSKRLEHVIDELRPDIAINCIGILNEAASNDPMTALQVNGLLPHQLVKLMERHQGKVIHISTDCVFLGTKGDYTEDEIADGISVYARSKRWGEILSDKHTTIRTSIIGPELNENGIGLFLWFMKQSGVIKGYDKVFWNGVTTLELAKAAEQMIEQNITGLYHLCSKQKITKYSLLKLFQEIFQKDDVTIIPDSDIVLDRTIKNTRTDFLYQVPDYKDMLIELRDWMQSH
- a CDS encoding polysaccharide biosynthesis protein codes for the protein MFNNKVILVTGGTGSWGHELTRQLLSCNPKEIRIFSRNEASQFSMKQEFNSHPKLNFVIGDIKEKDDLTKACKNVDYLFHLAALKHVPVCENQPMEALKTNVLGTQNVIDAAIDCNVQKVIYISTDKASDPSNFYGLSKAMGERLIIHANTLDTKTRFVCIRGGNVLGTNGSVIHVFKRQIKENNRVGITDQDMTRFFLTVQDAIKLVFKATFEALGGEIFVMKMPTCRIIDLAQVLIDESKQENVEVDIIGARPGEKIHELLLSEYESKTTVIYDEEYYVILPSIHIEGLKEYYSQCELVTLETYNSSTGLMNMDEIKAMLEKGGFL
- the wecB gene encoding non-hydrolyzing UDP-N-acetylglucosamine 2-epimerase; its protein translation is MKIMTILGTRPEIIRLSLIIKKLDVLAEKHILVHTGQNFTSSLNDIFFQQLGIRKPDYSLSAQQNTLGGQLSNMYKNLESILLKETPDKVLVLGDTNSGLSAILAERMGIPVFHMEAGNRCFDLEVPEEKNRRVIDAISSFNLPYTPQSKENLIKEGVPRNRIIVSGNPIYEVLEHYVKEIDGNDILDRLKLKKEDYFLVTIHRAENVDHENRLIEIIQGLNFAAKRYKKRLICSIHPRTKSRIDNIPSISVDPLVEFHEPFGFFEFVKLEKHAFCVLTDSGTVQEECCLFHVPTVTIRKTTERPETIECGSNILSGIDAKQILHSIQIMVNQPKVWEFPEGYHVKNVSDKVIKLLAGGMKVV
- a CDS encoding glycosyltransferase family 4 protein, with amino-acid sequence MKILLATFWIVPHVGGVWNYISQLKKKLESLGNEVDILGYGEKYQYVYIVNEFRKVERSQLLPLVNESLATDPLRAIPSDPIVKHCELERRIYELGAAYLGLEKYDVIHTQDVLSTACINLLNVKGPALVTTLHGCVAHEMRRQLSSSQTSEEVRRYFDELEYTGTVSAEWTIVANEWLKKILTDEFKVPAEKLRVYHYGYNVEDFLRQMNEKPAVQLFKPVVRPKDKKVILYTGRLVQLKGVHHLIEALSLLKKVRQDWVCWIVGEGEKRLELEAQSRILGIEGDLIFLEKRDDIPQLLASSDIFVLPSLIENQPLSVIEAQIAGKAVIVSDAGGLPEMVRHQVTGLISRIGDEAELCQHIDSLLKDDAYRQKLGNQAREWAFHHWSLEEGVKKVLEVYKDAVEKKRAEAAE
- a CDS encoding NAD(P)-binding domain-containing protein — encoded protein: MQGAKNKTAAIISMTAKKSSDFRVLPRREALGFTAINFLVTDLDQARECLLMIDGRVEYILIDVEQKQHVPLVEEARRIIKQSRIITCKPNDATIESCDLLVRHYFNDEIENKSVLVIGSGNLSTKTALRLAERNAKVSMYSRSYTKTKKIAEALNLILPKYTLHQIHAMKELAEQQEPFDIIISFLSAENIVGPEYLLLIKEDTLVIDGGVNNFQASFIKEALKQGASCYRLDVRIAFLYNLLFLSNEVDSFFICIMGRKTLDGVDFVSGGIIGNAGDIIVDRINNPTQIIGIADGYGGVKSKADYTKEDERRINDIHNNPALFEKADTPDSE